The following coding sequences lie in one Acropora palmata chromosome 3, jaAcrPala1.3, whole genome shotgun sequence genomic window:
- the LOC141875772 gene encoding uncharacterized protein LOC141875772, with protein sequence MAAFRRVSCAILLTRAPLARVVVRSSSNDQQHQENGTSTFSEKDETNASLTPANNSYDRLSEDFSGASTVPFSREITQVLMSPVVENDVEIKPDGLIYVPEIKYRRILNHAFGPGGWALVPRGESLQFQNEKDNSQLIVREYALFCLGRFVSQTVGEHTFYSSNNMVYGKAMEAAKSNALMRCCKDLGVASELWDPQFIIEWKEKYAVSTWCENIRTREKKKLWRRKDRKPTIAFQYPWKEISQEK encoded by the exons ATGGCGGCATTTCGAAGGGTATCATGTGCAATCTTGCTTACTCGAGCTCCTCTTGCAAGAGTTGTTGTAAGATCTTCTTCAAATGATCaacaacatcaagaaaatggaacCAGCACTTTTAGTGAGAAAGATGAAACAAACGCATCATTGACACCAGCGAATAATTCATATGATAG gctaTCAGAAGACTTTTCTGGAGCTTCAACAGTGCCATTTAGTCGTGAAATAACTCAAGTTTTAATGTCACCTGTTGTTGAAAATGATGTGGAAATCAAACCTGATG GGCTGATTTATGTTCCTGAGATCAAATACAGAAGGATTCTCAATCATGCATTTGGTCCTGGAGGCTGGGCATTAGTTCCAAGGGGAGAATCCCTTCAATTTCAG AATGAAAAAGATAACAGTCAGCTTATTGTGCGAGAGTATGCCCTGTTCTGTTTGGGGAGATTTGTGTCTCAGACAGTTGGTGAACACACATTTTATTCCTCAAACAACATGGTGTATGGAAAAGCCATGGAAGCTGCTAAATCCAATGCATTGATGAGGTGTTGCAAGGACCTTGGTGTCGCCAGTGAGCTGTGGGATCCTCag ttcatCATTGAGTGGAAAGAGAAATATGCTGTGAGCACATGGTGTGAAAATATACGAACGCGTGAGAAAAAGAAGTTATGGAGAAGAAAGGACAGAAAACCCACTATTGCTTTTCAATATCCATGGAAGGAAATAAGCCAGGAAAAATGA
- the LOC141875771 gene encoding serine hydrolase-like protein 2: MMASHGFSSIDRCHKEMTFTVPWGIIAAKAWGRTDGIPVLGLHGFLDNANTFDRIACLLPEDIYFIALDFPGHGKSSHRWPGMPYVHFEYIADVKKVVSHLQWKKFSIIGHSMGANVGAHYAGTFPSEVENLILLDFSVPLTRPVDKTATVLAHYATSMADMKARTPYVYPNLESAAERRQLGPSFGTTLNREDAILLVRRGTRSTKNGLIFSHDPAIKHVCVPFFVPHESFLSILSKIQCKVLALYGTDNKTELIESDKVRERINVINKTAKVILLKRIKGGHHFHLENPSEVVQAIKMFLANNYCQSKHVTLKNKL; encoded by the exons ATGATGGCGTCCCATGGGTTCTCGTCCATCGACAGATGTCACAAGGAAATGACTTTTACTGTTCCTTGGGGAATTATTGCTGCTAAAGCATGGGGACGGACCGATGGAATTCCTGTTTTAGGGCTCCACGGATTTCTAGATAATGCAAACACATTTGACAG GATAGCTTGCTTGTTGCCTGAAGACATTTACTTCATTGCACTAGACTTTCCAGGACATGGTAAATCCTCCCACAGATGGCCAGGAATGCCATATGTGCACTTTGAATACATTGCGGATGTGAAGAAAGTTGTTTCACACCTCCagtggaaaaagttttcaatcaTAGGTCACAGTATGGGAGCTAACGTAGGAGCCCATTATGCTGGTACTTTCCCAAGTGAAGTAGAAAATCTCATTTTGCTTGATTTTTCTGTACCCTTAACACGCCCTGTGGACAAAACAGCCACGGTGTTAGCTCATTATGCAACTTCAATGGCAGATATGAAGGCCCGGACACCTTATGTTTATCCTAATTTAGAATCTGCAGCAGAGAGGCGGCAATTGGGGCCTTCCTTTGGGACAACTTTGAACAGAGAGGATGCAATCTTGCTAGTCAGGCGTGGAACACGTAGCACCAAGAATGgtcttattttttctcatgatcCGGCTATAAAGCATGTTTGTGTGCCATTCTTTGTCCCTCATGAATCATTTTTATCCATTCTTTCAAAAATCCAATGCAAAGTATTAGCATTATACGGTACAGATAATAAAACAGAGCTCATTGAAAGCGATAAGGTAAGAGAAAGAATTAATGTTATtaataaaactgcaaaggtgATATTGCTCAAGAGGATCAAAGGGGGCCACCATTTCCATTTGGAAAACCCTAGTGAAGTTGTACAAGCAATTAAAATGTTCTtagctaataattattgccaatcaaaacatgttactctcaaaaacaaattgtga